The following are encoded in a window of Centroberyx gerrardi isolate f3 chromosome 1, fCenGer3.hap1.cur.20231027, whole genome shotgun sequence genomic DNA:
- the aph1b gene encoding gamma-secretase subunit Aph-1b: MTASVFFGCTFIAFGPAIALFLFTIARDPLRVIFLIAGAFFWLVSLLLASLVWFVSVQISNRDSAAQQKGLLIFGVVLSVLLQELFRFGYYKLLKKANEGLLALSQEETMPISIRQLAYVSGLGFGFMSGAFSVVNILADSVGPGTVGIHGDSQHYFLSSAFMTMAIILLHMFWGVVFFDACEKQRWWSLAVVVISHLLVSCLTFQNPQYVGSLVPTYVIMFLMGVWAFCCAGGSLRNLKLCLTCKDKDFLLANHRPR, from the exons ATGACCGCGTCGGTGTTTTTCGGCTGCACCTTCATCGCCTTCGGCCCCGCCATCGCTTTGTTCCTGTTCACCATCGCCCGGGACCCGCTGAGAGTCATCTTCCTGATCGCAGG agcgtTCTTCTGGCTGGTGTCCCTGCTGCTGGCCTCTCTGGTGTGGTTCGTGTCGGTGCAGATCAGTAACCGGGACAGTGCGGCGCAGCAGAAGGGGCTGCTGATCTTCGGGGTGGTGCTGTCCGTCCTGCTGCAGGAGCTCTTCCGCTTCGGATACTACAAGCTGCTGAA GAAGGCGAACGAGGGCCTGCTGGCCCTGAGTCAGGAGGAGACCATGCCCATCTCCATCCGCCAGCTCGCCTAcg TGTCTGGCCTCGGCTTCGGCTTCATGAGCGGAGCGTTCTCGGTGGTCAACATCCTGGCCGACTCCGTGGGGCCGGGCACCGTGGGGATCCATGGAGACTCACAGCACTACTTCCTGTCCTCAg CCTTCATGACCATGGCCATCATCCTGCTACACATGTTCTGGGGCGTCGTCTTCTTCGACGCCTGTGAGAAGCAGCGCTGGTGGTCGCTGGCCGTCGTCGTCATCAGCCACCTGCTCGTTTCCTGTCTG accTTCCAGAACCCTCAGTACGTCGGCAGTCTGGTTCCCACCTACGTCATCATGTTCCTGATGGGCGTCTGGGCGTTCTGCTGCGCCGGCGGCTCGCTCAGGAACCTCAAACTCTGCCTCACCTGCAAAGACAAGGACTTCCTCTTGGCCAACCACCGGCCCAGATAA